A stretch of the Myxococcaceae bacterium JPH2 genome encodes the following:
- a CDS encoding cold-shock protein: MATGTVKWFNDAKGFGFIMQDGGGEDLFCHHSAIQTQGFRSLQEGQKVEFDVARGPKGLQAQNVRPV, translated from the coding sequence ATGGCGACTGGTACCGTGAAGTGGTTCAACGACGCGAAGGGCTTTGGTTTCATCATGCAGGATGGCGGGGGCGAGGACCTCTTCTGCCACCACAGCGCGATCCAGACCCAGGGCTTCCGCTCCCTCCAGGAGGGCCAGAAGGTGGAGTTCGACGTGGCCCGCGGCCCCAAGGGCCTGCAGGCGCAGAACGTCCGTCCGGTCTGA
- a CDS encoding NYN domain-containing protein, translating into MNSVRQPAATYVLIDAENIDWAVSNIVGRRPEPLDRVQFDRLVTFCESYFPTPVRCIVVLNAKGEQLPDAMIGFVRALKSAGCEVALLHGRPDQKVVDMGVLKLLESIRTQRPKASVALASHDGADFAEALKPLLDEGRQVAVLGLREYVSQRFRELVPSGLKILDLELNAKVFQRPLPRMLPVNVDEFDPTLFL; encoded by the coding sequence ATGAATTCCGTCCGTCAGCCCGCAGCGACCTACGTGCTCATCGATGCCGAGAACATCGACTGGGCCGTGTCCAACATCGTGGGGCGCCGCCCCGAACCCTTGGATCGGGTGCAGTTCGATCGCCTCGTCACGTTCTGCGAGAGCTACTTCCCCACCCCGGTGCGCTGCATCGTCGTCCTCAACGCCAAGGGGGAGCAGCTCCCCGACGCGATGATTGGCTTCGTGCGCGCCCTGAAGTCCGCTGGGTGCGAGGTGGCGCTGCTGCACGGCCGCCCGGACCAGAAGGTGGTCGACATGGGCGTCCTCAAGCTCCTGGAGTCCATTCGGACTCAGCGCCCCAAGGCCTCGGTCGCGCTCGCCAGTCATGACGGCGCCGACTTCGCCGAGGCGCTCAAGCCCCTGCTGGACGAGGGCCGGCAGGTGGCGGTGCTCGGCCTGCGCGAGTACGTGAGCCAGCGCTTCCGGGAGCTCGTCCCCTCGGGCCTGAAGATCCTGGACCTGGAGCTGAACGCCAAGGTGTTCCAGCGCCCGCTGCCTCGCATGCTCCCGGTCAACGTGGACGAGTTCGACCCGACGCTCTTCCTGTAG
- a CDS encoding multidrug efflux RND transporter permease subunit, with product MFVNFFIRRPVFAAVCSILLTLVGAIAIPSLPIAQYPDLAPPQVTVTATYVGASAEVVESAVTIPLEQELNGVEGMRYITSTSSNDGTSQITVTFAPTRDIEVAAVDVQNRVSRAAARLPSQVNQTGIVVNKASSQMLLTVGLSSPDNRYDAKFLSNYADVNLKDAIKRVSGVGDVRIFGERKFSMRLWLDPTELARRNLTPQDVVRALQDQNLQVAAGQVGQPPSADDQPYQLAVRAHGRLVEPEEFGDIVIQRDADGKLVRVHDVGRVEMGAENYGTLLRFNGKTGVGLAIFQLPTANALDVRDGVFRELDRLAKQFPPGLEYRAGTDTTLAVRASIHEVIQTLVEAIALVILVIFLFLHGWRSVLITALTLPVSLVGTFAFVHLLGFSINTLTLFGLTLATGLVVDDAIVVIENIERLMAEKGLTARQAAREGMKEVAGAVIAISIVLVAVFVPVALFPGTTGAIYRQFALTIAASVALSTFCALTLTPALSALLLKHHHGPKWVFFRWVDRALDATKNAYGAALRGLLKHPLIVLLAFLACLGGTVMLFRSAPTGFIPDEDQGYLIISVQGPEGMSLAQTEKVLAEAEQVLRAQPEVANMFVIGGFSFQGTGPNLATLFTTLKPWEERTKPGQSVAALVERLRGPLGKIGGARVMPFQPPAIRGVGSVGGFQFIVEDTAGNHSLDDLASATQDVVAGGNSDSKLRGVFTAFNADTPLLDVEVDRQKAKALGVPMSEVFGTLQLYMGSQYVNDFNYASRTYRVYVQAEQQFRDSPADIGAFYVRSDSGQMIPLESLVTVKPTVSAQVIRHYNLFRAAEVNGQAAPGVSSGQALEAMETLATQRLPQGMSAEWTGISLEQKESGGQTMIIFGLGLLFVFLVLAAQYESFTLPFVIILSVPLAIMGALALQLARGYANDVFCQVGLVMLVGLASKNAILIVEFAEQLRASGKSALDAVVTAAEVRLRPILMTSIAFLLGVVPLMTAKGAGAASRNSLGTAVFGGMLVSTVVNLIFIPGLYVLMQRLRGDSRPAQDEDEESGVAHAPAP from the coding sequence GTGTTCGTCAATTTCTTCATCCGCCGGCCCGTGTTCGCGGCCGTCTGCTCCATCCTCCTGACGCTGGTGGGGGCGATCGCCATCCCCTCGCTGCCCATCGCGCAGTATCCCGACCTGGCACCGCCCCAGGTGACGGTCACCGCCACCTACGTCGGCGCGAGCGCCGAGGTGGTGGAGAGCGCCGTCACGATTCCGTTGGAGCAGGAGCTCAACGGCGTGGAGGGCATGCGCTACATCACCTCCACGAGCAGCAACGACGGCACCAGTCAGATCACCGTCACCTTCGCGCCCACGCGCGACATCGAGGTGGCCGCCGTCGACGTGCAGAACCGCGTGAGCCGCGCCGCCGCCCGCCTGCCCTCGCAGGTGAACCAGACGGGCATCGTGGTGAACAAGGCCTCCAGCCAGATGCTGCTGACCGTGGGCCTCTCCAGCCCGGACAACCGCTACGACGCGAAGTTCCTCAGCAACTACGCAGACGTGAACCTGAAGGACGCCATCAAGCGCGTGTCCGGCGTGGGCGACGTGCGCATCTTCGGCGAGCGCAAGTTCTCCATGCGCCTGTGGCTGGACCCCACCGAGCTGGCGCGTCGCAACCTGACGCCGCAGGACGTGGTGCGCGCGCTGCAGGATCAAAACCTCCAGGTGGCCGCGGGCCAGGTGGGGCAGCCGCCGTCCGCCGATGATCAGCCCTACCAGCTCGCGGTGCGCGCGCACGGCCGTCTGGTGGAGCCCGAGGAGTTCGGCGACATCGTCATCCAGCGCGACGCCGACGGAAAGCTCGTGCGCGTGCACGACGTGGGTCGCGTGGAGATGGGCGCGGAGAACTACGGCACGCTCTTGCGCTTCAATGGCAAGACGGGCGTGGGCCTCGCCATCTTCCAGCTCCCCACCGCCAACGCGCTGGACGTGCGCGACGGCGTGTTCCGCGAGCTGGACCGCCTGGCCAAGCAGTTCCCGCCGGGCCTCGAGTACCGCGCGGGCACGGACACCACGCTCGCGGTGCGCGCCTCCATCCACGAGGTCATCCAGACGCTCGTGGAGGCCATCGCGCTCGTCATCCTGGTCATCTTCCTGTTCCTGCACGGCTGGCGCAGCGTGCTCATCACCGCGCTCACCCTGCCCGTCTCCCTGGTGGGCACGTTCGCGTTCGTCCACCTGCTCGGCTTCTCCATCAACACCCTCACCCTGTTCGGCCTGACGCTGGCCACGGGCCTCGTGGTGGATGACGCCATCGTCGTCATCGAGAACATCGAGCGCTTGATGGCGGAGAAGGGCCTGACGGCGAGGCAGGCCGCGCGCGAGGGCATGAAGGAAGTGGCCGGCGCGGTCATCGCCATCTCCATCGTGCTGGTGGCGGTGTTCGTCCCGGTGGCCCTCTTCCCCGGCACCACGGGCGCCATCTATCGCCAGTTCGCGCTCACCATCGCCGCGTCCGTGGCGCTGTCGACCTTCTGCGCGCTGACGCTGACGCCCGCGCTGAGCGCCCTGCTGCTCAAGCACCACCACGGCCCCAAGTGGGTGTTCTTCCGCTGGGTGGACCGCGCGCTCGACGCGACCAAGAACGCCTACGGCGCGGCGCTGCGCGGGCTGCTCAAGCACCCCCTCATCGTCTTGCTGGCGTTCCTCGCCTGCCTGGGCGGCACGGTGATGCTGTTCCGCTCGGCGCCCACCGGCTTCATCCCGGACGAGGACCAGGGCTACCTCATCATCTCCGTGCAGGGCCCCGAGGGCATGTCCCTGGCCCAGACGGAGAAGGTGCTGGCCGAGGCCGAGCAGGTGCTGCGCGCGCAGCCCGAGGTGGCGAACATGTTCGTCATCGGCGGCTTCTCGTTCCAGGGCACGGGCCCCAACCTCGCCACCCTCTTCACCACCCTGAAGCCGTGGGAAGAGCGCACGAAGCCCGGCCAGTCCGTGGCCGCGCTGGTGGAGCGGCTGCGCGGTCCCTTGGGCAAGATTGGCGGCGCGCGCGTCATGCCCTTCCAGCCCCCCGCCATCCGCGGCGTCGGCAGCGTGGGCGGCTTCCAGTTCATCGTCGAGGACACGGCCGGCAACCACTCGCTGGACGACCTGGCGTCCGCCACGCAGGATGTGGTGGCGGGAGGCAACTCGGACAGCAAGCTGCGCGGCGTCTTCACCGCCTTCAACGCGGACACTCCGCTGTTGGACGTGGAGGTGGACCGGCAGAAGGCCAAGGCCCTCGGCGTGCCCATGAGCGAGGTGTTCGGCACCCTGCAGCTCTACATGGGCAGCCAGTACGTCAACGACTTCAACTACGCGAGCCGCACGTACCGCGTCTACGTCCAGGCCGAGCAGCAGTTCCGCGACAGCCCAGCGGACATCGGCGCCTTCTACGTGCGCAGCGACAGCGGGCAGATGATTCCGCTGGAGTCCCTGGTGACGGTGAAGCCCACCGTCTCCGCGCAGGTCATCCGGCACTACAACCTCTTCCGCGCCGCCGAGGTGAACGGACAGGCCGCGCCCGGCGTGTCCTCTGGACAGGCGCTCGAGGCCATGGAGACGCTCGCCACCCAGCGACTGCCCCAGGGCATGAGCGCCGAGTGGACCGGCATCAGCCTGGAGCAGAAGGAGAGCGGCGGGCAGACGATGATCATCTTCGGGCTCGGCCTGCTGTTCGTCTTCCTGGTGCTCGCGGCGCAGTACGAGAGCTTCACCCTGCCCTTCGTCATCATCCTGTCCGTGCCCCTGGCCATCATGGGCGCGCTCGCGCTGCAGTTGGCGCGCGGCTACGCCAATGACGTGTTCTGCCAGGTGGGACTGGTGATGCTGGTGGGTCTGGCCAGCAAGAACGCCATCCTCATCGTGGAGTTCGCCGAGCAGCTTCGCGCCAGCGGCAAGAGCGCGCTCGACGCGGTGGTGACGGCCGCCGAGGTGCGCCTGCGCCCCATCCTCATGACGTCCATCGCCTTCCTCCTGGGCGTGGTGCCGCTCATGACGGCCAAGGGCGCCGGCGCCGCCTCGCGCAACTCCCTGGGCACGGCCGTGTTCGGCGGCATGCTGGTGTCCACCGTCGTCAACCTCATCTTCATCCCCGGCCTCTACGTGCTGATGCAGCGGCTGCGCGGTGACTCGCGCCCCGCGCAGGATGAGGACGAGGAGTCGGGCGTGGCGCACGCACCCGCGCCGTGA
- a CDS encoding efflux RND transporter periplasmic adaptor subunit: protein MTGAVACTGKAAPPAAPPPREVEVLTLAPSPVRDTSEYLGSLLSRQSVTVLPQVAGYVRRIHVKPGQKVEQGAPLLEVDSREETAALDSAQAQHSSSEVNLALARRTQTRTEALYKEGLASGQELEAVQAQVQAAEAASRSAAAQVAQKQVQLQYHVVRAPFAGTVGDVVVRLGDFVGATTPVTSVAQADALEVSVSVPASRARSLKPDTLLEVLDGQGKVMLSSTVFFVAPQADPRTQLVEVKAAFRNTVGLRPSELVRARIVYSTRDALQLPALAVVRQSGQPFALVVQDKGGKTVVERRPITLGTLGDMAYVIEAGLKSGDQVAVSSLYALRDGTAVKVKQTARAEAPPAAAPTTAPGGGPAGGSR, encoded by the coding sequence ATGACGGGGGCGGTGGCATGCACGGGCAAGGCGGCGCCTCCTGCCGCGCCGCCCCCTCGCGAGGTGGAGGTGCTCACGCTGGCGCCCTCGCCCGTGCGGGACACGAGCGAATATCTGGGCTCGCTCCTGTCGCGGCAGAGCGTGACGGTGCTGCCGCAGGTAGCCGGCTACGTGCGCCGCATCCACGTGAAGCCCGGGCAGAAGGTGGAGCAGGGAGCGCCGCTGCTGGAGGTCGACTCGCGCGAGGAGACCGCCGCGCTCGACAGCGCCCAGGCCCAGCACAGCTCGTCCGAGGTGAACCTGGCGCTGGCGCGGCGCACGCAGACGCGCACCGAGGCGCTCTACAAGGAAGGTCTCGCGAGCGGCCAGGAGCTGGAGGCCGTACAGGCCCAGGTGCAGGCGGCCGAGGCCGCGTCGCGCTCGGCCGCGGCGCAGGTGGCGCAGAAGCAGGTGCAGCTGCAGTACCACGTCGTGCGCGCGCCCTTCGCGGGCACCGTGGGCGACGTCGTCGTTCGCCTGGGTGACTTCGTGGGCGCCACCACGCCCGTCACCAGCGTGGCCCAGGCGGACGCGCTGGAGGTCAGCGTGTCCGTGCCCGCCTCGCGTGCCCGCTCGCTCAAGCCGGACACGTTGCTCGAGGTGCTCGACGGCCAGGGCAAGGTGATGCTCAGCAGCACCGTGTTCTTCGTGGCGCCCCAGGCGGATCCACGCACGCAGCTCGTGGAGGTGAAGGCGGCCTTCCGCAACACCGTGGGCCTGCGCCCCAGCGAGCTGGTGCGCGCGCGCATCGTCTACTCCACGCGGGATGCGCTCCAGCTCCCCGCGCTCGCGGTGGTGCGCCAGAGCGGCCAGCCCTTCGCGCTCGTGGTGCAGGACAAGGGCGGCAAGACGGTCGTCGAGCGCCGGCCCATCACCCTGGGCACCCTGGGCGACATGGCCTACGTCATCGAGGCCGGCCTCAAGTCGGGAGATCAGGTGGCGGTGTCCTCGCTCTACGCGCTGCGAGATGGCACGGCCGTGAAGGTGAAGCAGACCGCCCGCGCCGAGGCGCCTCCGGCCGCCGCTCCGACGACGGCGCCGGGTGGCGGTCCCGCCGGGGGCAGCCGCTGA
- a CDS encoding TolC family protein, whose protein sequence is MHSASLLILVLAAASPQAEPASPPVPFQPTVEDPMLAPVAPAAQQVGTWDEALTLVRENSTNLHTAEAGVERADGRWRQALSALLPNARLTASVSYDVLNPDTPSASPTAAGTGRTLTSPLGTATASLTQSVVDVSAWRGLSSTSSGQKSAVASLQDTRRRLTLGLAQTLVATVAAERAAEINRVGLRQALERSALTQRSFELGASNQLDVVRVNQDVAVARGALVSGDEQLRRAREALGVSLGFDHAIGVSPAFQLQGLVDNARAVCAPLDTVNARADLVAARAQVDAAHDSKRQASAGYLPTLGVTSNTVGYTTDPGFGRVATWNIAAVLTVPIWEGGLREGLVRERAGVERQAAEALESARREVEIEVARARRGVEVAEALVKTATESRDLADRTDRLTRRAFEVGRGGSLDLVQSGAALRQADLTLVLREFELVQARLDAFLTEARCDW, encoded by the coding sequence ATGCACTCCGCCTCCCTACTGATTCTGGTGCTCGCCGCCGCCTCGCCCCAAGCCGAGCCGGCCTCGCCACCGGTGCCCTTCCAGCCGACCGTGGAGGACCCCATGCTCGCGCCCGTCGCTCCGGCGGCGCAGCAGGTCGGCACCTGGGATGAGGCGCTGACCCTGGTTCGAGAGAACTCGACCAACCTCCACACCGCCGAGGCCGGCGTCGAGCGCGCCGATGGTCGCTGGCGACAGGCCCTGTCCGCGCTGCTGCCCAATGCACGGCTGACCGCGAGCGTCAGCTACGATGTCCTCAACCCCGATACCCCAAGCGCAAGTCCGACCGCGGCGGGAACGGGACGCACCCTCACCTCGCCGCTGGGTACCGCCACCGCGTCGCTTACGCAGTCCGTGGTGGACGTGAGCGCCTGGCGAGGCCTGTCGTCGACCTCGTCCGGGCAGAAGAGCGCGGTCGCCAGCCTCCAGGACACGCGCAGGCGCCTCACCTTGGGGCTCGCGCAGACGCTGGTGGCCACGGTGGCCGCCGAGCGCGCCGCGGAGATCAACCGCGTGGGCCTGCGGCAAGCGCTGGAGCGCTCCGCCCTCACGCAGCGCTCCTTCGAGCTGGGCGCGAGCAATCAGCTCGACGTGGTGCGGGTGAACCAGGACGTGGCCGTGGCACGTGGCGCGCTCGTCTCCGGGGACGAGCAGCTCCGTCGTGCCCGCGAGGCGCTGGGCGTATCGCTCGGCTTCGACCACGCCATCGGCGTGAGCCCCGCGTTCCAGTTGCAGGGATTGGTCGACAACGCGCGGGCTGTCTGCGCGCCGCTCGACACGGTGAACGCCCGCGCGGACCTGGTGGCCGCTCGCGCGCAGGTGGACGCGGCCCACGACAGCAAGCGGCAGGCGTCCGCGGGCTACCTGCCCACGCTCGGGGTGACGAGCAACACTGTCGGATACACGACGGATCCAGGCTTCGGCCGGGTGGCCACCTGGAACATCGCGGCGGTGCTCACCGTACCCATCTGGGAAGGTGGACTGCGCGAGGGCCTGGTGCGCGAGCGCGCGGGCGTGGAGCGGCAAGCCGCCGAGGCGCTGGAGAGCGCGCGGCGCGAGGTGGAGATTGAAGTGGCGCGGGCTCGCCGAGGCGTGGAGGTGGCCGAGGCGCTGGTGAAGACGGCGACGGAGTCCCGCGACCTGGCGGACCGGACGGACCGGCTGACGCGCCGCGCGTTCGAGGTGGGCCGGGGCGGCAGCCTGGACCTGGTCCAGAGCGGCGCGGCCCTGCGCCAGGCGGATCTGACTTTGGTGTTGCGTGAGTTCGAGCTTGTCCAGGCGCGCCTGGACGCTTTCCTGACGGAGGCCCGGTGCGACTGGTGA
- a CDS encoding MarR family transcriptional regulator, which produces MTLAEQVGALKRVIGRLVRQRVGEDTSRPFMQLLVLKVVETEGLRHQSLIAERLMVDAPAVSRLVDRLAEDGLIERRAGTNRRNVHLEVTDAGRRELKVLRAGLLWLDAEARQCLTDAEFRQLTHLMQKLHTGLAQRSSSGSPAADGAA; this is translated from the coding sequence ATGACCCTCGCGGAGCAAGTGGGCGCGTTGAAGCGCGTCATTGGTCGTCTGGTGCGGCAACGTGTGGGAGAGGACACCAGCCGTCCGTTCATGCAGCTCCTCGTCCTGAAGGTCGTCGAGACTGAAGGGCTGCGGCACCAGTCGCTCATCGCGGAGCGGCTCATGGTGGACGCACCAGCGGTGAGCCGCCTGGTCGATCGACTGGCGGAGGATGGGCTGATCGAGCGCCGGGCAGGGACCAACCGGCGGAATGTCCACCTGGAAGTGACGGACGCGGGGCGCCGAGAGCTGAAGGTGCTGCGCGCGGGGCTCCTGTGGCTGGACGCCGAGGCCCGCCAGTGCCTCACCGACGCGGAGTTCCGGCAGCTCACGCACCTGATGCAGAAGCTGCACACGGGGCTGGCCCAGCGGTCGTCGAGCGGATCGCCGGCCGCCGATGGAGCGGCCTGA
- a CDS encoding RluA family pseudouridine synthase — MQAELRAGQLAPGLATTVLEGPEDGKMFGVLVVALPDGRLGFTRAFSGMLGGKWEHEGFVPPLFDAKARARVEIPGEAEVKALFARAEAHRTSPEHQALGAELLGLDARHATERATLREQHEARRRERHARRAELTVSLPVPARAEALHALDQESRGDKAERRRMEARHDEERASILPRARRSERRLRALERLRHIVCRELMRRIHDSYRVPNARGQVRALRELYLPGEPPSGAADCAAPKLLAHAFAQGLRPVALAEFWWGAPPSAGGRASGAYYAACRDKCGPLLPFMLEGLSVARPRTFIPPAHPPAPLDIVYEDAAVVVLDKPAGLLSVPGRDSALTDSVLTRLRERHPSAAGPLLVHRLDLDTSGLLVAGLHAQAHAELQRQFTLREVTKRYIAWVAGSVQGERGVIDFPMRVDLDDRPRQIHDPVHGKPALTRWQVLERQPSRTRVAFFPLTGRTHQLRVHAAHPLGLGAPIVGDRLYGHADARLFLHAEALSFCHPVTGQRLDFERPAPF, encoded by the coding sequence ATGCAAGCCGAGTTGCGCGCGGGCCAGCTCGCGCCGGGACTCGCGACGACCGTGCTCGAAGGCCCCGAGGACGGAAAGATGTTCGGCGTGCTCGTCGTGGCGCTCCCCGATGGGCGCCTCGGGTTCACCCGCGCGTTCTCCGGGATGCTGGGCGGGAAGTGGGAGCACGAGGGCTTCGTCCCGCCCCTCTTCGATGCGAAGGCCCGCGCCCGCGTCGAGATTCCCGGCGAGGCCGAAGTCAAAGCACTCTTCGCACGCGCCGAGGCTCATCGCACCTCACCGGAGCATCAGGCACTCGGTGCGGAGTTGCTTGGACTCGACGCCCGCCATGCCACTGAGCGCGCGACGCTGCGCGAGCAGCACGAAGCCAGGCGCCGTGAGCGACACGCGCGTCGGGCCGAGCTGACCGTGAGCCTGCCAGTGCCCGCACGGGCCGAGGCACTTCACGCGCTCGACCAGGAGAGCCGCGGAGACAAAGCCGAGCGCCGTCGCATGGAAGCACGGCACGACGAGGAGCGCGCGAGCATCCTCCCCCGCGCGCGACGCTCGGAGCGCCGGCTGCGCGCATTGGAGCGACTGCGGCACATCGTCTGTCGCGAGCTCATGCGCCGCATCCATGACAGCTATCGCGTCCCCAATGCGCGCGGGCAGGTGCGTGCCTTGCGTGAGCTGTACCTGCCGGGTGAGCCACCCTCGGGCGCGGCGGACTGCGCGGCACCGAAGCTGCTCGCGCATGCGTTCGCGCAGGGACTTCGCCCCGTGGCGCTCGCCGAGTTCTGGTGGGGCGCGCCGCCCAGCGCGGGAGGCCGCGCGAGTGGCGCGTACTACGCCGCGTGCCGAGACAAGTGCGGTCCCCTGCTGCCCTTCATGTTGGAGGGCCTGTCGGTCGCGAGACCGCGCACGTTCATTCCCCCCGCACATCCTCCGGCACCGCTGGACATCGTCTACGAGGACGCGGCCGTGGTCGTCCTCGACAAGCCCGCCGGGCTGCTCTCCGTCCCCGGCCGGGACAGCGCCCTCACGGACTCCGTGCTGACCCGACTGAGGGAGCGCCATCCGAGCGCGGCAGGGCCGCTGCTCGTGCATCGGCTCGACCTCGACACCTCGGGCCTGCTCGTCGCGGGGCTGCATGCCCAAGCCCATGCGGAGCTGCAGCGTCAGTTCACCTTGCGCGAGGTCACCAAGCGCTACATCGCCTGGGTCGCCGGGAGCGTCCAAGGAGAGCGCGGCGTCATCGACTTCCCGATGCGCGTCGACCTCGATGACAGGCCTCGGCAGATCCACGACCCCGTCCACGGCAAGCCCGCGCTGACCCGCTGGCAGGTGCTGGAACGACAGCCGTCGCGCACACGCGTGGCCTTCTTCCCGCTCACCGGACGAACACACCAGCTCCGCGTCCATGCAGCCCATCCGCTCGGGCTCGGCGCGCCCATCGTGGGAGACCGCCTCTACGGACACGCGGACGCGCGCCTCTTCCTGCATGCCGAAGCGCTGTCGTTCTGCCATCCAGTGACAGGGCAGCGCCTCGACTTCGAGCGACCCGCGCCCTTTTGA